The nucleotide window TCTCGGCGAAGCGCTGGCCGGTGCGCAGCGCACGCGCCGCTTCGTGCAGCGCATGTTTGCCGCCAACGCGCCGCAATCCTGGCGCCTGGGCGACGATCACGCGCTGCCGCACCGCTACGCCTCTTCCACGATGAACGGCGCGGTGCAGGCCGGGTTCGACAGCCGCGCCGGCTGACCCGCACACGGAGCACACGATGGCACATTTCGGCGTGGTGGCACCGGCCTTCTACAGCCACTTCAACGCGCTGGCCGCGCTGGCGCTGGAGCTGGTCGCGCGCGGCCACCGCGTCACGTACTTCCAGCAGGCCGACGCCGGCGCCCACCTGGGCGACAGCCGGCTCGGCTTCCGTGCGCTGGGGGCCGGCAGCCATCCGCCGGGAACGCTGGCCGCCGTGATGCGCCGCGCCGCCAACCCGGGCAGCCCGCTGGGCTTGCGCCGCGTGATCGACGACATGGCCCGCAGCACGGACATGCTGTGCCGCGAACTGCCGGCCGCGCTCGAGGCGGAGCGCGTCGACGCGCTGCTGTGCGACCAGATGGAAGCGGCCGGCGGCCTGGTGGCCGAAGCGCTCGGCATGCCGTTCGTGTCCGTGGCCTGCGCCCTGCCCGTCAACCGCGAGCCGGGCATCCCGCTGCCGGTGATGCCGTTCGCGTATGGCACCGATGAACGGTCGCTGCGCATGTACGAAGGCAGCACCCGCGTCTACGACTGGATGATGACGCCGCACCGGCGCACCATCGAGCGCCATGCGCGCGGCTTCGGCCTGCCGGCGCGCGACGGCCTGCATGAATGCCTGTCGCCGCTGGCGCAGGTCAGCCAGACGGTCGAGGGCTACGACTTCCCGCGCCGCGCCTTGCCGGCCCATTTCCACCACGTGGGGCCGTTCCGGTCCGCGGCCCGCAAGGAAGTCGTGCAGCAACCGCTGCCGCCGATCGCCCCGGGCAAGCCGTTCGTCTTCGCCTCGCTCGGCACGATGCAGGGCCACCGCCTCCGGCTGTTCCTACGCATCGCCAAGGCATGCCGCGCCGCGAACGTGCAACTGCTGGCGGCGCACTGCGGCGGCCTGGACGAACGCCAGGCGCGTGAACTGGAACGGGCGGGCGCCACCTGGGTCTGTGCTTTCGCCC belongs to Pseudoduganella albidiflava and includes:
- a CDS encoding glycosyltransferase, encoding MAHFGVVAPAFYSHFNALAALALELVARGHRVTYFQQADAGAHLGDSRLGFRALGAGSHPPGTLAAVMRRAANPGSPLGLRRVIDDMARSTDMLCRELPAALEAERVDALLCDQMEAAGGLVAEALGMPFVSVACALPVNREPGIPLPVMPFAYGTDERSLRMYEGSTRVYDWMMTPHRRTIERHARGFGLPARDGLHECLSPLAQVSQTVEGYDFPRRALPAHFHHVGPFRSAARKEVVQQPLPPIAPGKPFVFASLGTMQGHRLRLFLRIAKACRAANVQLLAAHCGGLDERQARELERAGATWVCAFAPQREALARADAVISHAGVNTVLDAIEARTPILALPVAFDHPGSAARVRHAGIGLLASPRFASAAHLSRQLRQLLEDDSFAPRLDALAANVARAGGTRRAVDIIETSLGFGGLQAPDPLLARSA